One stretch of Miscanthus floridulus cultivar M001 chromosome 18, ASM1932011v1, whole genome shotgun sequence DNA includes these proteins:
- the LOC136521024 gene encoding cysteine proteinase COT44-like: MRPLRSPVPAKALLALAVALALAATALARHSHTILPAPVERADEEVRRMYEAWKSKHGRPRGNCDMAGEEDRLRLEVFRDNLRYIDAHNAEADAGLHTFRLGLTPFADLTVEEYRGRALGFRGRRSGVSAASRVGSGGSTRYRRPRPRGGDLPDAIDWRQLGAVTDVKDQQQCGGCWAFSAVAAIEGINAIVTGNLVSLSEQEIIDCDTQDSGCNGGQMENAFQFVINNGGIDTEADYPFIATDGTCDVNKENDEKVATIDGFVEVPSNSETALQEAVAIQPVSVAIDASGRAFQHYSSGIFNGPCGTNLDHGVTVVGYGSENGRDYWIVKNSWNTDWGEAGYIRMRRNVPWPTGKCGIAMDASYPVKDTSLPATARAAMDVLKMVLA, from the exons ATGCGTCCACTGCGCTCCCCCGTGCCGGCCAAGGCGCTGCTTGCGCTTGCCGTGGCACTGGCACTGGCCGCCACGGCGTTGGCCCGCCACTCCCACACCATCCTTCCGGCGCCGGTGGAGCGGGCGGACGAGGAGGTGCGGCGTATGTACGAGGCGTGGAAGTCGAAGCACGGCCGGCCGCGCGGCAACTGCGACATGGCCGGCGAGGAGGACCGGCTGCGTCTGGAGGTGTTCCGCGACAACCTGCGGTACATCGACGCGCACAACGCGGAGGCGGACGCGGGGCTCCACACCTTCCGCCTCGGCCTCACCCCCTTCGCCGACCTCACCGTTGAGGAGTACCGCGGCCGCGCCCTCGGCTTCCGCGGCCGCCGCAGCGGCGTGAGCGCGGCCAGCAGGGTCGGGAGCGGCGGCAGCACCCGCTACCGTCGTCCCCGCCCCCGCGGCGGCGACCTCCCCGACGCCATCGACTGGCGCCAGCTTGGCGCCGTCACCGACGTCAAAGACCAACAACAATGCG GTGGGTGCTGGGCGTTCTCGGCGGTGGCGGCCATCGAGGGGATCAACGCGATCGTGACGGGCAACCTCGTGTCGCTGTCGGAGCAGGAGATCATCGACTGCGACACCCAGGACAGCGGCTGCAACGGCGGGCAGATGGAGAACGCCTTCCAGTTCGTCATCAACAACGGCGGCATCGACACCGAGGCCGACTACCCCTTCATCGCAACCGACGGCACCTGTGATGTCAACAAG GAGAACGATGAAAAGGTTGCCACCATAGATGGGTTCGTGGAGGTGCCGAGCAACAGCGAGACGGCGCTGCAGGAGGCGGTGGCGATCCAGCCGGTCAGCGTCGCCATCGACGCAAGCGGACGTGCGTTCCAACACTACAGCTCG GGCATCTTCAACGGGCCGTGCGGGACGAACCTGGACCATGGCGTCACGGTGGTGGGCTACGGCAGCGAGAACGGCAGGGACTACTGGATCGTGAAGAACTCGTGGAACACTGACTGGGGCGAGGCCGGCTACATCCGCATGAGGCGCAACGTGCCATGGCCCACGGGCAAGTGTGGCATCGCCATGGACGCGTCGTACCCGGTGAAGGATACCTCCCTCCCCGCCACGGCTAGGGCAGCCATGGATGTGCTCAAGATGGTTCTTGCTTAG
- the LOC136522090 gene encoding oryzain alpha chain-like: MRPPRLPVPASALLALAVALSLAAAAVARHSYTIVPAPVERADDEVRRMYDAWKSEHGHGRPRDVTSDDRLRLEVFRDNLRYIDAHNAEADAGLHTFRLGLTPFADLTLEEYRGRVLGFRGRRGASAARVGSGSTRPRGGDLPDAIDWRELGAVTGVKNQEQCGGCWAFSAVAAIEGINEIVTGNLVSLSEQEIIDCDTQDGGCNGGEMQNAFQFVINNGGIDTEADYPFIGTDAACDANRVNERVVTIDGFVSVATKNETALQEAVANQPVSVAIDASGRKFQHYTSGIFNGPCGTNLDHGVTAVGYGSENGKDYWIVKNSWSANWGEAGYIRIRRNVAAATGKCGIAMDASYPVKGSPNPTATAGAAMDVLKMALA; the protein is encoded by the exons ATGCGTCCACCACGCCTCCCTGTGCCCGCCTCGGCGCTGCTTGCGCTCGCCGTGGCACTGTCACTGGCCGCCGCCGCGGTGGCCCGCCACTCCTACACCATCGTTCCGGCTCCGGTGGAGCGGGCGGACGACGAGGTGCGGCGCATGTACGATGCGTGGAAGTCGGAGCACGGCCACGGCCGGCCGCGCGACGTCACCTCCGACGACCGCCTACGGCTGGAGGTGTTCCGCGACAACCTCCGGTACATCGACGCGCACAACGCGGAGGCGGACGCGGGGCTGCACACCTTCCGCCTCGGCCTCACCCCCTTCGCTGACCTCACCCTCGAGGAGTACCGCGGCCGCGTCCTCGGCTtccgcggccgccgcggcgcgaGCGCGGCCAGGGTCGGGAGCGGCAGCACCCGCCCCCGCGGCGGCGACCTCCCCGACGCCATCGACTGGCGCGAGCTTGGCGCCGTCACCGGGGTCAAGAACCAAGAACAATGCG GTGGGTGCTGGGCGTTCTCGGCAGTGGCGGCCATCGAGGGGATCAACGAGATCGTGACGGGCAACCTCGTATCGCTGTCGGAGCAGGAGATCATTGACTGTGACACCCAGGACGGCGGCTGCAACGGCGGGGAGATGCAAAACGCTTTCCAGTTCGTCATCAACAACGGCGGCATCGACACCGAGGCCGACTACCCCTTCATCGGAACTGACGCCGCCTGTGATGCCAACCGG GTAAATGAAAGGGTGGTGACCATTGACGGCTTCGTGAGTGTGGCGACCAAGAACGAGACAGCGTTGCAGGAGGCGGTGGCGAACCAGCCTGTGAGTGTCGCAATCGACGCAAGCGGGCGTAAATTCCAGCACTACACCTCG GGCATCTTCAATGGGCCATGCGGGACGAATCTAGACCATGGCGTCACGGCGGTGGGCTACGGCAGCGAGAACGGCAAGGACTACTGGATCGTGAAGAACTCGTGGAGCGCCAACTGGGGCGAGGCTGGCTACATCCGCATCAGGCGCAACGTCGCCGCGGCCACGGGCAAGTGCGGCATCGCCATGGACGCGTCGTACCCGGTGAAGGGCAGCCCCAACCCGACGGCTACGGCTGGGGCAGCCATGGATGTGCTGAAGATGGCTCTTGCTTAG
- the LOC136524499 gene encoding uncharacterized protein — translation MTTAAAAAGGAAVKNPDPPSGGRDGGGFRGLQSKHRVAFPAHLQGAFGSRRYAPADPPDLLNYEGCELLLIAASDDVEDEIGLLLKGEVEVEDGEGENQQAAASCSDLVKMFGEVADVKPLLSGSWD, via the exons ATGACCACCGCAGCTGCAGCCGCTGGCGGCGCTGCT GTCAAGAACCCCGACCCGCCCTCCGGCGGCCGCGACGGCGGCGGGTTCCGCGGGCTGCAGAGCAAGCACCGGGTGGCGTTCCCCGCGCACCTGCAGGGCGCGTTCGGCAGCCGGCGGTACGCGCCGGCGGACCCGCCGGACCTGCTCAACTACGAGGGCTGCGAGCTGCTGCTGATCGCGGCGTCAGACGACGTGGAGGACGAGATCGGGCTCCTGCTGAAGGGggaagtggaggtggaggacgGCGAGGGTGAGAACCAGCAGGCCGCGGCGAGCTGCTCGGACCTGGTGAAGATGTTCGGCGAGGTGGCCGACGTGAAGCCTCTGCTGAGCGGGAGCTGGGACTAG
- the LOC136524500 gene encoding protein EXPORTIN 1A-like — protein sequence MRILELTQENVAALLMGLEYLIGISYVDDTEVFKVCLDYWNVFVLELFEAHNQMEPAATVSMMGLQAQMVPGMVDGTGTAVQQRRQLYSGPLSKLRMLMICRMAKPEEVLIVKDENGNIVRETMKDNDVLVQYKIMRETLIYLSHLDHEDTEQQMLKKLSKQLNGEDWSWNNLNTLCWAIGSISGSMVEEQENRFLVMVIRDLLNLCNL from the exons ATGCGTATACTGGAACTAACTCAAGAAAATGTTGCTGCTTTGCTTATGGGTCTCGAGTACCTTATTGGAATTTCATATGTTGAT GATACAGAGGTTTTTAAG GTTTGCTTGGATTACTGGAATGTGTTTGTCTTAGAGCTATTTGAAGCACACAATCAAATGGAACCTGCAGCAACTGTAAGCATGATGGGGCTTCAG GCACAGATGGTTCCTGGAATGGTAGATGGGACTGGAACTGCTGTTCAACAGAGGCGACAGCTTTACTCTGGTCCACTCTCAAAACTACGGATGCTGATGATTTGTCGAATGGCAAAGCCTGAGGAAGTACTTATTGTTAAAGACGAAAATGGCAATATTGTACGTGAGACAATGAAAGATAACGATGTTCTTGTTCAGTACAAG ATCATGAGGGAAACATTGATCTATTTATCTCATCTTGATCACGAGGATACAGAGCAACAG ATGTTGAAGAAACTAAGCAAGCAATTAAATGGAGAAGACTGGAGTTGGAATAATCTTAATACTCTCTGCTGGGCTATTGGATCAATATCAGGCTCTATGGTAGAGGAGCAG GAGAATAGATTTCTGGTTATGGTTATCCGTGATTTGCTAAACCTCTGTAATCTGTAG